GGGCCGATGTCCTGCGTGAACGCAAGGTCCTCGAGCTTGGCCGTGAGATTCTGCTCGAACTCGGCCCGGGAGACGCGCTGATCGTTGTGGCCGAGGTAGCGCCCGAAACACTCTGCGATCCTGTCCAAGGCGAGGGACGGAACCTGCTCGAGGGCGGTGGCCAGATCGAAGAGGTCGCGCCCCTTCTTGCGCTGGTAGAGGGCGCGTAGCTTGGTGCCGAGGAGTTCCTCGAGCGCATAGGTGCCGATCGAAACCCGGCCGGTGAACCAGCGGCCTTCGACCGCGAAGGTCCGCGTCTCGAGCGGCATGACGTGGAGGTGCTCCCGCGTATTGATCTCCACCTTGAGCCTCAGCGGAGTGATCGGCGCGATCTCGGACTGAAGCGATAGATGAACCGGACCGCGGACGCCGTCTGCTCCCGCTTCGGCGTTCCGAGCCACGGATCCAGCCGAGACCGAAGCGCGGACATGACGGGACCGATCGGCGCTGCCTTGACCTGCACGAGATCAATGTCCTCCGAGTAGCGGGCCGCAGGCGCGAGGAAGAGCTTGTGTAGCGCGGTTCCGCCGCGGAAGAGGAGCGCCTCGCCCAGCACGGGATCGCTGAATATCTCTACGATGGCCCGCGAGAGGACGAGATCCTGCTCCACCTGCGCATCCGTGGCCCATGGCGCGCGGGAGCGCCATTCGGCGATGTTCGCGCGCGGGATCATAGGTCCAACTCAATCGTCTCGTTCACAACGACTCGCCATCGAGGGTCGTCTTTGCCGGTCGGCTGAGAGGCGTCCGGTCGGAGCAGAACGTGGCGTGGGCGCTGCTCCGCGACCCAGGTCGCGAGAGGCCGCGCGACCTCTTCGGCGCCGACCGCGTCGAGGAGATGGCCGAGTCGCTGGATGTGGGTGAGTTCGACGTCGCATTGGGCGGCGTGGAGCAGCTTGTTCGCGTCGAGCCTTTCGGCAAGATCGGCGAGCACCGTTGCCACGTTGCCGAGGTGCCCTGCGGCGCGCGCATACCGAACCAAGTCGATCGCGGTGGCCTCGGGGCTCGAGACCCGCATCGTGCCGGTCTGGGTCTTCACTTGGATGACCGGTGTGGTGGAGAGGTGCCGCTTCATGAAGAAGCGGATTCGCGCGCGGCCGGCGCGGGTTGGGCGGAGCGGGCTGTCCGTCACCACCTGGAATTCCTGGGGTTGGTGATGTGCGGCTCCGTGCAGCGCGGCGGCCGAGAGCAGCCCCACGTAGTAGGGCTTCGCCTCGAAGCTCATGAGGTCGTCGATGAACCAGTCGGGGGGCGGTGCCCCGGCGCTCTGGTACTCGGGCGGAACGACGACGTAGAACCCCCGGCGCGGCACCACGATCCGGTGTTTGGCCGCCAGGCGGCGCACCGCAGCTTCGAGTGCCTCCGGGGTGGAGGCGAGTTCCCGCAAGGCTTCTGCCCGGGCAATGGTGTAGCGGCCGCGCCCTGGCAGGGCGTCCACAAGGGCGGAGAGGCGCTTGCTTGGTGGACTGCGCATCGATTTCATAACCCGACGGTAAGTGTCGGGTTCCGTCAGCGAAGCGTAGACCGTTGAGGGTGCGGATGCAACGCCGGGCTAGCAGACGAAGCCGTTCCAACCGGCCGGGAACCCGTGGTAGGGCGTACCGATCGGTCTGCGGGCGCGAACGCCAACCCCGAGATCCACGCGATAGCCGGGCCGCGAGGGCGCGGCAGACGCCAGAGGTCCCATGAAAGCGCGACGCCGGAAGATCCGACACAAGAAGCCCTACGTCGCCGGACTGGACCAGGTCCGCATCACCCGTGGCCCGGCCGGCGCGGACATCGAGTACGCCGAGGAGAACGTCGGCGGCGTTCAGCTCGTCATGTCCCCCGCGGAGCAGGCAGCGCTCACGGATGAGCAGATCCTCGAGATCCACAACCAGTGTATCGAG
Above is a window of Armatimonadota bacterium DNA encoding:
- a CDS encoding type IV toxin-antitoxin system AbiEi family antitoxin, which produces MRSPPSKRLSALVDALPGRGRYTIARAEALRELASTPEALEAAVRRLAAKHRIVVPRRGFYVVVPPEYQSAGAPPPDWFIDDLMSFEAKPYYVGLLSAAALHGAAHHQPQEFQVVTDSPLRPTRAGRARIRFFMKRHLSTTPVIQVKTQTGTMRVSSPEATAIDLVRYARAAGHLGNVATVLADLAERLDANKLLHAAQCDVELTHIQRLGHLLDAVGAEEVARPLATWVAEQRPRHVLLRPDASQPTGKDDPRWRVVVNETIELDL